A window of the Xiashengella succiniciproducens genome harbors these coding sequences:
- a CDS encoding type IX secretion system membrane protein PorP/SprF: protein MELVSKIKYSSGLKVHLIALRKFFFRDVKYAAKGSCSYLKLLCTGSFVFFILFCTNYEALAQYEPQFSQNMFSRVVYNPAFAGSTGRTNLTALDRSQWVGMDDAPRTTVFGGDMGMNILGSKSGVGLIVMNDVAGFANTLTVSGLVSRHYFLDESLLSIGASVGFVNSAFDGTKLVFRPSDSNYHSETDPVVSKSKQTAITPDAGFGVSFIHPDFYAGISFLHLFAPNANFNDQLNVYIPRSFFLTAGYFYQFIENPIELRPSILVKKSGPAWQTDMNVKLYWQDRYWGGVTYRLEEAWAVMAGFELSNGIRVGYCYDISNSDLSRAGSNGTHEIMLGYSFDLSLEKRDKRYKSVRFL, encoded by the coding sequence ATGGAATTAGTGTCCAAAATCAAGTACAGTAGCGGTTTAAAGGTGCATTTGATTGCTTTACGGAAGTTCTTTTTTCGTGACGTGAAATATGCAGCTAAAGGTAGCTGTTCCTATTTAAAATTGTTGTGTACTGGTTCTTTTGTGTTTTTTATTTTATTTTGCACGAATTACGAGGCATTGGCACAATATGAACCTCAGTTTAGTCAGAATATGTTTAGCAGGGTTGTATACAATCCTGCGTTTGCTGGAAGCACCGGCAGAACTAATCTGACTGCACTGGACAGGAGCCAATGGGTAGGTATGGATGATGCTCCCAGAACAACGGTTTTCGGGGGTGATATGGGGATGAATATTTTGGGCAGTAAAAGTGGTGTGGGGCTGATAGTAATGAATGATGTTGCCGGTTTTGCAAATACGCTCACAGTCAGTGGTCTTGTTTCCAGACATTACTTTTTGGATGAGTCTTTACTGAGTATTGGGGCGAGTGTAGGTTTTGTAAACAGTGCCTTTGACGGTACAAAACTGGTGTTCAGACCATCAGATAGTAATTATCATTCAGAAACAGATCCTGTAGTGTCTAAAAGTAAGCAGACGGCGATAACGCCGGATGCGGGATTTGGTGTGAGTTTTATTCACCCTGACTTTTATGCCGGCATATCTTTTTTACATTTATTTGCTCCAAATGCAAACTTTAATGATCAGCTCAACGTATATATTCCACGTTCTTTTTTCCTCACGGCTGGCTATTTCTATCAGTTTATAGAGAATCCGATAGAGCTAAGGCCTTCAATATTAGTAAAGAAGAGTGGGCCTGCCTGGCAGACAGATATGAATGTAAAACTATACTGGCAGGACAGGTACTGGGGAGGAGTGACATACAGGCTTGAGGAAGCCTGGGCAGTGATGGCAGGGTTTGAGCTTTCTAATGGAATAAGGGTTGGTTATTGTTATGATATAAGCAACTCTGACCTGAGTAGAGCGGGTAGCAACGGTACCCATGAAATAATGTTAGGGTATTCATTTGATCTCTCCCTTGAAAAGAGAGATAAGCGATATAAGAGTGTTAGGTTTTTGTAA
- a CDS encoding arginase family protein translates to MDHYFEPYKKNGNAAIAGIPLGESLAGKVSFYKGQSDWFKDTSFSVVLIGAGEARNSADNKDCGSAPDLIRKYLYSLAAPAGCPMIGDAGNLRGSSLNDRYLALEEAVAWFIEHGKSVIVLGGSQDLSLPMTKGLISGSGNKSINLSVGDAMLDIDTEDDDFSSRTWLGYLISEFDKAIEDVTVFGIQSYLTAVSQLDFLSSRFYEYVRLGDIRGGNLHRVEPLIRDANVLSLDYRMMRYQPQFGNDLISSHGIEPFEMCRILRYAGLCHNVRITGIFEMPVGDSGDNNAMLAGQLVWHFLDGFAGRAADQPDEASGTYRKYVVPVEAFDEQLYFCRNTSNDRWWVKSPAPDNKWISCGREDYRAALRNEPPPRWWRMFVKHSTITKEDKKNNPTPDKKCNL, encoded by the coding sequence GTGGACCATTATTTTGAGCCATATAAAAAGAACGGTAACGCAGCAATAGCAGGTATCCCATTAGGAGAAAGCCTTGCTGGCAAGGTGTCTTTTTACAAGGGTCAGAGTGACTGGTTTAAGGATACGTCTTTTAGTGTTGTACTAATTGGAGCAGGTGAGGCACGCAACTCTGCAGACAACAAAGATTGTGGCTCAGCTCCAGACTTGATAAGGAAATATTTGTATTCGCTTGCTGCACCAGCTGGTTGTCCTATGATAGGAGATGCCGGTAATTTGAGAGGTAGCAGTCTGAATGACAGGTATCTTGCTCTTGAGGAGGCTGTAGCTTGGTTTATCGAACATGGCAAAAGCGTGATTGTGCTCGGAGGGAGTCAGGACCTTTCCCTGCCAATGACAAAAGGCTTAATCTCCGGAAGTGGAAATAAATCGATAAATCTATCAGTTGGCGATGCGATGCTTGATATAGATACCGAGGATGATGATTTCTCTTCGCGGACCTGGTTGGGTTACCTGATTAGTGAATTTGATAAGGCAATAGAGGATGTTACAGTTTTCGGTATTCAGAGTTATCTTACAGCGGTTTCTCAACTTGACTTCCTTAGTTCACGTTTTTATGAATACGTAAGGCTGGGGGATATCAGGGGGGGAAATCTTCATCGTGTAGAGCCTTTGATTCGTGATGCTAATGTTTTGAGTCTTGACTATAGGATGATGAGGTATCAGCCTCAGTTTGGCAATGACCTTATTAGTAGTCATGGTATTGAACCGTTTGAGATGTGCAGGATACTTCGTTATGCAGGTCTCTGTCATAATGTAAGAATTACAGGAATTTTTGAAATGCCTGTAGGCGATAGTGGAGACAATAATGCCATGTTAGCTGGTCAGCTTGTATGGCATTTTCTGGATGGATTTGCTGGAAGAGCTGCGGATCAGCCCGATGAAGCATCAGGCACTTACAGGAAGTATGTGGTTCCTGTTGAGGCCTTTGACGAGCAGTTGTATTTTTGTCGCAATACCTCTAATGACAGATGGTGGGTTAAATCTCCAGCTCCTGATAACAAATGGATATCATGTGGTCGGGAAGACTATAGGGCAGCATTAAGGAATGAGCCTCCACCCAGATGGTGGCGGATGTTTGTAAAGCATTCTACAATTACAAAAGAAGATAAAAAAAATAACCCTACCCCGGATAAAAAATGTAACCTTTAA
- a CDS encoding mannose-1-phosphate guanylyltransferase has product MRNNTYCVIMAGGVGSRFWPLSKSSTPKQFLDILGTGKSLLRQTFERFIPICKPENFLIVTSSEYGSKVLEQLPEISPSQVLKEPFRRNTAPCIAYANSWIRSREKDANIIVSPADHLIIDEQNFLASIQRGLEFVENNQALLTLGIKPHRPETGYGYIQVGNGLKNEHPSFFKVKTFTEKPNAELARVFYESGEFFWNSGIFLWRLESIDKAFAESLPDIQSLFRKLDSEIGKPSETQALNDIYVDCQNISIDYGVMEKAQNVYVQTVSFGWSDLGTWSSLYDYSNLDKDKNALISGDVLLYETSGSIINIPTSKVAVIKGLKDYIVVDSGEALLICPKDSEQQIRQFTNDIKTEFGDKVL; this is encoded by the coding sequence ATGAGGAATAACACTTATTGTGTAATTATGGCCGGAGGAGTCGGGAGCCGATTCTGGCCATTAAGCAAAAGCTCCACTCCAAAGCAGTTTCTTGACATCCTGGGTACAGGTAAAAGTTTGCTCAGGCAAACTTTTGAGAGATTTATCCCTATTTGTAAACCGGAGAATTTTCTTATTGTTACCAGTTCCGAATATGGATCCAAAGTACTTGAGCAATTACCCGAGATTTCCCCTTCTCAGGTACTAAAGGAACCCTTCCGTCGTAATACAGCACCATGTATTGCCTATGCTAATTCATGGATACGAAGCAGGGAAAAGGATGCAAATATCATCGTTAGCCCGGCCGACCATTTAATAATAGATGAACAAAACTTCCTGGCTTCTATTCAAAGAGGCCTCGAGTTTGTAGAAAACAATCAGGCTCTCCTTACGCTGGGTATCAAACCTCACAGACCCGAAACGGGTTACGGCTATATACAGGTGGGCAATGGTCTGAAAAATGAACATCCTTCATTTTTTAAGGTAAAAACCTTTACTGAGAAACCCAATGCAGAACTTGCAAGGGTATTTTACGAAAGTGGAGAGTTTTTCTGGAACAGTGGAATCTTCCTATGGAGACTTGAATCCATCGACAAGGCTTTCGCTGAAAGCCTGCCAGACATACAGTCATTGTTCAGAAAACTCGACAGTGAAATTGGCAAGCCTTCAGAGACACAAGCCCTAAATGACATCTATGTAGATTGTCAAAACATCTCAATCGACTACGGTGTGATGGAGAAAGCTCAAAATGTCTATGTCCAGACTGTCAGCTTCGGTTGGTCAGACCTTGGGACATGGTCCTCTCTTTATGACTACTCCAACCTCGACAAAGACAAGAATGCATTAATAAGTGGCGATGTTCTGCTTTACGAAACATCAGGCAGCATTATCAACATACCTACCTCAAAGGTCGCAGTTATAAAAGGCCTAAAAGACTATATTGTAGTGGACTCAGGCGAAGCCTTGCTAATATGCCCCAAAGACAGTGAACAACAGATCAGGCAGTTTACAAATGATATAAAGACCGAATTCGGAGACAAGGTGCTGTAG
- the gldN gene encoding gliding motility protein GldN: MRKQWIYFIGLVVLGVALSVSDSSAQRTSKPIDNIVEKEHVSNKKPVPYPSLREADILWSKRVWRIIDLRERMNLPLYYPITPKDDRYSLISILLYGIQHEGLPVYSINDDEFKIPISYEMVNERMGATDEVSEIFNPETNLYEEVTYTREVRVEEVKQIMVKEVWFFDRNYSRMDVRIIGLCPIREYVDENGEVVRRQTFWINYPEARNLLARYEVFNAGNDAQRRSFDDIFIKRYFGSYIVQEANMYDNRSIESYAVGVDARLESERIKNEIFNFEHDLWEF; this comes from the coding sequence ATGAGAAAACAGTGGATTTATTTCATAGGCCTGGTGGTTTTGGGTGTTGCGTTATCAGTTAGTGATAGCTCTGCGCAGCGTACTTCCAAACCAATAGACAATATTGTGGAAAAGGAACATGTTAGTAATAAGAAACCGGTGCCTTATCCATCCCTACGTGAAGCTGACATTCTATGGTCAAAGAGGGTTTGGAGAATCATTGACCTTAGAGAAAGGATGAATCTTCCATTGTATTATCCTATAACTCCTAAGGATGATCGTTACAGTCTTATCAGTATACTACTTTACGGAATCCAACATGAGGGTCTTCCTGTGTACTCAATAAATGATGATGAGTTTAAAATACCTATCAGCTATGAGATGGTAAATGAGAGAATGGGGGCTACTGATGAAGTAAGTGAAATTTTCAACCCCGAAACCAATTTATACGAAGAGGTAACCTATACCCGTGAAGTTCGTGTTGAAGAAGTGAAGCAAATAATGGTTAAGGAGGTGTGGTTCTTCGATCGTAACTACTCACGTATGGACGTTCGTATCATTGGTCTTTGCCCAATTCGTGAATATGTTGACGAAAACGGTGAGGTAGTAAGGCGTCAGACTTTCTGGATTAACTATCCTGAAGCCAGAAACCTGTTGGCACGTTATGAAGTGTTTAATGCAGGAAATGATGCTCAACGTCGTTCGTTCGATGATATCTTTATCAAACGTTACTTTGGTAGCTACATAGTACAGGAAGCCAATATGTATGACAACCGCAGCATTGAAAGTTATGCAGTAGGTGTAGATGCAAGATTGGAGTCAGAAAGAATCAAGAATGAGATCTTCAACTTCGAACATGATCTCTGGGAGTTCTAA
- a CDS encoding SUMF1/EgtB/PvdO family nonheme iron enzyme gives MKKVLALGIVLLTILSGCGNAGNGELVGVSRRGSFYEPDPFGMVFIPQGSFNMGLNDQDLSNSMTTQTRTLSIPSFWMDETEITNSEYRQFVYWVRDSIARRMLGEQFEEEFLFTEDEFGNPLDVPLINWKSRLEWDNEEYAEILEELFLPENERFFNRKEIDTRKLNYDYEWVDLQQAAKRTNRYNFETNSYEGEVANQFGEIIPINDRSAFILKDRVNVYPDTLVWIADFTYSFNEPWTEMYFWHPGFDEYPVVGVTWKQANAFCVWRSQLLNNFLTSKGQPPVMDYRLPTEYEWEYAARGGLSNNIYPWGGLYTRNDKGCFLANFKPLRGRYGDDGGMYTMNVASFHPNDFGLYDMAGNVAEWTSSAFDESSPVFMHDISPTYQYNALPGDHHVMKRKVIRGGSWKDIALFLQNSTRTYEYQDSAKSYIGFRCIRDYIGN, from the coding sequence ATGAAAAAAGTACTTGCCCTTGGTATCGTTTTACTCACGATTTTATCCGGTTGTGGGAATGCCGGAAATGGAGAGCTCGTTGGAGTTTCTCGTCGTGGATCATTCTATGAGCCTGATCCTTTCGGAATGGTTTTCATTCCACAAGGAAGTTTTAATATGGGCTTGAATGACCAGGACCTGTCAAATTCAATGACGACCCAAACTCGAACCTTGTCTATCCCCTCATTCTGGATGGATGAGACTGAGATCACAAACAGTGAGTATCGCCAGTTTGTATATTGGGTACGTGACAGTATAGCTCGCCGTATGCTGGGTGAGCAATTCGAGGAAGAGTTTCTCTTCACCGAGGATGAATTTGGAAATCCGCTAGATGTTCCTTTGATTAACTGGAAATCCAGATTAGAATGGGACAACGAGGAGTATGCTGAGATCCTTGAAGAACTTTTCCTGCCTGAGAATGAAAGATTCTTCAACAGGAAAGAGATTGACACACGTAAGCTGAACTATGATTACGAGTGGGTTGATCTGCAACAAGCTGCAAAGCGTACTAATCGTTATAATTTTGAAACAAACTCATACGAAGGAGAAGTTGCAAATCAGTTTGGGGAAATTATTCCTATAAATGATCGCTCAGCTTTCATCCTAAAGGATAGGGTAAATGTATATCCTGACACATTGGTTTGGATAGCAGACTTTACTTATTCATTTAATGAGCCTTGGACTGAAATGTATTTCTGGCACCCTGGCTTTGATGAATATCCTGTAGTGGGTGTTACCTGGAAGCAGGCTAATGCTTTTTGCGTATGGCGTTCTCAGTTGCTGAACAACTTCCTGACATCTAAGGGTCAGCCTCCGGTAATGGATTATCGTCTGCCAACCGAGTATGAATGGGAGTATGCTGCACGTGGCGGACTGAGTAACAATATTTACCCATGGGGTGGCCTTTATACACGTAATGATAAAGGATGCTTCCTGGCCAACTTCAAGCCTTTGAGGGGTAGGTACGGAGATGATGGTGGTATGTATACGATGAATGTGGCCTCTTTTCATCCAAATGATTTCGGATTGTATGATATGGCAGGTAATGTTGCAGAGTGGACTTCAAGTGCTTTTGATGAATCTTCACCAGTGTTTATGCACGATATCAGCCCAACCTATCAGTACAATGCACTGCCCGGTGACCATCATGTAATGAAGCGTAAGGTGATCCGTGGAGGTTCATGGAAGGATATTGCACTTTTCCTTCAAAACAGCACACGCACATATGAATACCAGGATTCAGCCAAGTCCTATATTGGATTCAGGTGTATCCGCGATTATATTGGAAATTAA
- the topA gene encoding type I DNA topoisomerase, which produces MEQKGKGKGKNLLIVESPSKAKTIEKFLGEDFVVKSSYGHIRDLSKKDYGIDIEKNFEPQYVVAPEKKELVKELKTLVNKSDTVWLASDEDREGEAIAWHLAEVLELKPDKTRRIVFHEITKPAILNAIQTPRNIDRNLVDAQQARRVLDRLVGFELSPVLWRKVKPSLSAGRVQSVAVRLLVEREREIFSFQSESSFRVTAKFMVTVEDGRTHEFKAELNKRFKTEKEAEEFLEHCKKASFEVDEVVRKPLVKSPAAPFTTSTLQQEASRKLGFSVGQTMSIAQRLYEEGKITYMRTDSVNLSDFAIRLAADQIRKEMGEEYVKTRKYKTTSKGAQEAHEAIRPTYLDKPSISGTAAEQRLYDLIYKRTIASQMSDAKIEKTNVNIKVSGSPFVFQASGEVILFDGFLKVYIESTDHEREDEEAPGFLPAMKKGDKLERGMLEAKERWSQKPPRYSEASLVRKLEELGIGRPSTYAPTISTIQQRGYVVREDREGTPRQVRSLTLKGEKITAKTLTEITGSERSKLFPTDIAMVVNDFLVRYFPDIVNYDFTAKVEKEFDSIAAGELKWNDSIARFYQVFHQKVEETLEKSERNSGERVLGTDPRTGKTVSVRIGRYGPMAQLGDGNEGDDKPVFASLVKGQHIETITLEEALKLFELPRTLGEYEGKTVVVGVGRFGPYIRHDGKFTSLKKGVDDPLEISIERAIELIEEKREKDNNRIIRTFEEEPELQILNGRWGPYISFNNANYKIPKGTEASQLTLEDCRKIVSEGDAKSGGKKEAKSKAKTKAKTSAKPKARTKKK; this is translated from the coding sequence ATGGAGCAAAAAGGAAAAGGGAAGGGGAAGAACCTTCTGATTGTGGAGTCACCATCAAAGGCCAAGACAATTGAAAAATTTCTTGGTGAAGATTTCGTAGTTAAGTCTAGTTACGGCCATATTCGTGATTTGTCCAAGAAAGATTACGGAATTGACATTGAGAAGAATTTTGAGCCTCAGTATGTAGTGGCCCCGGAAAAGAAGGAGTTGGTAAAGGAACTGAAGACCCTTGTGAATAAATCGGATACGGTATGGCTTGCTTCCGATGAGGACCGTGAAGGAGAGGCGATAGCCTGGCACCTTGCTGAAGTTTTGGAGTTGAAGCCCGATAAGACACGGCGCATTGTATTCCATGAGATTACGAAGCCGGCTATACTTAACGCCATACAAACTCCCAGAAATATTGACAGGAATCTTGTTGATGCCCAGCAGGCCAGACGGGTGCTTGACCGTCTGGTAGGCTTTGAACTATCTCCGGTACTCTGGAGGAAGGTTAAGCCATCGTTGTCGGCAGGAAGGGTTCAGTCTGTGGCCGTTCGTCTGTTGGTTGAACGTGAGAGGGAGATTTTTAGTTTCCAGTCTGAGTCCTCTTTCAGAGTGACAGCCAAATTTATGGTAACAGTCGAGGATGGACGCACTCATGAATTTAAGGCAGAGCTCAACAAGCGATTTAAGACCGAGAAGGAAGCAGAGGAATTCCTGGAGCACTGTAAGAAGGCTTCATTTGAAGTTGATGAGGTGGTTCGCAAGCCTCTTGTCAAATCGCCTGCGGCACCTTTTACAACATCTACTCTTCAACAGGAAGCATCACGCAAGCTTGGCTTTTCAGTAGGGCAAACCATGTCTATTGCCCAACGTCTGTATGAAGAGGGAAAGATTACCTACATGCGTACCGACTCTGTCAATCTTTCCGATTTTGCAATCAGGTTGGCTGCTGATCAAATCAGGAAGGAAATGGGAGAGGAGTATGTAAAGACCCGTAAATACAAGACTACTTCCAAAGGTGCCCAGGAGGCTCACGAGGCAATCCGTCCCACATATCTCGATAAACCTTCGATTAGTGGTACAGCAGCTGAGCAGCGTTTGTACGACCTGATCTACAAACGTACTATTGCATCTCAGATGAGTGATGCGAAAATCGAGAAGACAAATGTAAATATTAAGGTCAGTGGCTCGCCATTTGTTTTCCAGGCATCGGGAGAGGTAATATTATTTGATGGTTTTCTGAAAGTATATATTGAGTCGACCGATCATGAGAGGGAGGATGAGGAAGCACCAGGTTTCCTCCCGGCCATGAAAAAGGGGGATAAGCTTGAACGTGGAATGCTGGAGGCTAAGGAGCGCTGGTCGCAAAAACCTCCCCGTTATTCAGAGGCAAGCCTGGTTCGCAAGCTTGAAGAGCTTGGCATAGGTCGACCCTCGACCTATGCTCCTACTATCAGTACGATACAGCAAAGAGGTTATGTTGTCAGAGAGGACCGCGAAGGGACTCCCCGACAGGTCCGTTCTCTTACCCTTAAGGGAGAAAAGATTACTGCAAAGACACTTACAGAGATTACAGGAAGCGAGAGATCCAAGCTTTTCCCAACTGATATCGCGATGGTCGTGAATGACTTCCTTGTAAGATATTTCCCAGATATAGTAAACTATGACTTTACTGCTAAGGTTGAGAAGGAATTTGACAGCATAGCAGCAGGGGAATTGAAATGGAATGACTCAATAGCCCGGTTTTATCAAGTCTTCCACCAGAAAGTGGAGGAGACACTTGAGAAGTCAGAACGCAATAGCGGTGAACGGGTGTTGGGTACCGATCCGCGCACTGGTAAGACCGTGTCTGTAAGGATTGGACGTTATGGTCCGATGGCTCAGCTGGGTGATGGCAATGAAGGGGATGACAAACCAGTCTTTGCCAGCCTTGTAAAGGGTCAACATATTGAAACCATCACTCTTGAGGAGGCCCTCAAATTATTTGAGTTACCCCGAACCCTAGGAGAATATGAAGGTAAAACCGTTGTGGTGGGGGTAGGACGCTTTGGCCCTTACATAAGACATGATGGTAAGTTCACCTCTCTTAAGAAAGGAGTCGATGACCCACTGGAGATTTCTATTGAGAGGGCTATTGAATTAATTGAAGAAAAAAGGGAAAAAGACAATAATAGGATAATTAGGACGTTTGAAGAAGAACCGGAATTGCAAATTCTCAATGGAAGATGGGGGCCTTATATTAGCTTTAACAATGCTAACTACAAGATCCCCAAAGGTACAGAGGCTTCGCAATTGACACTAGAGGATTGTCGGAAGATAGTATCTGAGGGTGATGCCAAATCTGGAGGCAAGAAGGAAGCAAAGTCAAAAGCCAAGACAAAGGCAAAGACAAGTGCTAAACCCAAAGCAAGGACGAAGAAAAAGTAA
- the gldM gene encoding gliding motility protein GldM — protein sequence MSGGNCPETPRQKMIGMMYLMLTAMLALNVSGELLNAFLLVDRSILQAKESVERKNASLYDDFYQAHATNPSKVETSLQKSLQIKEKADALVSHIDSLKYLFVRTADGPEATPENYASVSNQDIAAQLMITERNAARSKELKGMIDEYRELLKSFVDDDKFRDNIEKVLSTKDPEHNPDNRSWESEKFEHIPMAASMAILSQIQTSVRNMESDVVNRLFIGIDEDAFKFNSIEALVLQRSDYVIQGDEYYAEIMVAGRDTTQPPIVTINGTELQTIGGRGIYRVPASNVGEKSWEGDVIIKGPDGTDRHFPIQGKYLVSAPNVVISPTKMNVFYEGIENPVEISVPGIPSENLNVTINTGKITRRGGGYIVEPAPGTAGREAVISVSAKVNGTTARNLGKKNFRIRRIPDPVAKVNNQRDGAIPKALLLAQLGVVADMEDFEFDLQFKVTEFTVAILRNGYLVDAKSNNNLFTQEQKDMMRSLSRGQRVMIQDIQAMGPDGRRRSLGSITLVID from the coding sequence ATGTCTGGTGGTAACTGTCCTGAAACGCCGCGGCAAAAAATGATAGGCATGATGTATCTCATGCTGACTGCTATGCTTGCCTTGAACGTATCAGGTGAATTATTGAATGCATTTCTTCTGGTTGATCGAAGTATTCTTCAGGCCAAGGAATCAGTAGAGAGAAAAAATGCTTCCTTGTATGATGATTTTTATCAGGCTCATGCTACCAACCCAAGTAAGGTGGAGACAAGTCTGCAGAAGAGTCTTCAGATTAAGGAGAAGGCAGATGCTCTGGTAAGCCATATTGACAGTTTGAAATACTTATTTGTAAGAACTGCCGATGGTCCTGAAGCCACGCCAGAGAATTATGCGTCGGTAAGTAATCAGGATATTGCCGCCCAGTTGATGATAACTGAAAGGAATGCTGCCAGGAGTAAGGAGTTGAAGGGGATGATAGATGAGTACCGGGAACTCCTGAAGAGTTTTGTTGATGATGACAAGTTTAGGGATAATATTGAAAAGGTTCTTTCAACAAAGGATCCTGAGCATAATCCTGACAACAGGTCTTGGGAGAGTGAAAAGTTTGAACACATCCCGATGGCTGCTTCTATGGCAATATTAAGCCAGATCCAGACATCAGTTAGAAATATGGAATCGGATGTTGTAAACAGGCTATTTATTGGTATAGATGAGGATGCATTCAAGTTTAATTCCATTGAAGCGTTGGTTTTACAGCGTTCGGATTATGTGATTCAAGGTGATGAATATTATGCAGAGATTATGGTTGCTGGTCGTGATACGACCCAGCCCCCTATTGTAACAATCAACGGCACAGAGTTGCAGACTATTGGTGGTCGTGGTATTTACAGGGTGCCTGCATCCAATGTAGGTGAGAAGTCATGGGAAGGTGATGTTATAATTAAAGGTCCTGATGGTACAGACCGTCATTTTCCAATTCAGGGTAAATACCTGGTTTCTGCTCCCAATGTTGTGATTTCTCCGACAAAGATGAACGTATTCTACGAGGGTATTGAGAACCCGGTTGAAATATCAGTTCCAGGTATCCCGAGTGAGAATCTAAATGTTACTATAAACACCGGTAAGATTACCCGTAGAGGTGGTGGTTATATTGTAGAACCGGCCCCCGGTACCGCAGGACGTGAAGCTGTGATTTCTGTTTCTGCTAAGGTAAATGGCACTACTGCACGTAACCTTGGAAAGAAGAATTTTCGTATCCGTAGGATACCTGACCCGGTTGCAAAGGTTAATAATCAGAGGGATGGTGCAATTCCTAAAGCTTTGTTACTAGCACAGCTTGGAGTTGTTGCAGATATGGAAGACTTTGAGTTTGACCTTCAATTTAAAGTTACTGAGTTTACTGTGGCAATCCTAAGGAATGGTTACCTGGTTGATGCCAAGTCGAACAATAACTTGTTTACGCAGGAGCAGAAAGATATGATGCGATCCTTGTCCAGAGGACAGAGAGTTATGATTCAGGATATTCAGGCGATGGGACCAGACGGACGTCGTCGCTCATTAGGATCAATTACTTTGGTCATTGACTAA
- the gldL gene encoding gliding motility protein GldL — translation MSGSGFFASPLYKKIMAKVYGIGASVAILGALWKILHLPGASYMLIAGLGTEAVIFFLSAFEPPHEMPDWSLVFPELVGLEPRYNVGGGGGGGSELAALIQSGSIDASTVEQLGQGLKKLSDTASGLSQLNDASLATQAYLETMKSAAKSVGDLSTVQANLGQSAEVLAGSYQSTAKIVAESGAKFSEELTKTGSGFIETIKSTGENLVKSYQAIGESMSQQVNKIASDGQKYTEGLAEANQKLASLNSAYELQLSSINAQVSSSQELAHSLTEISKHLNQSVADTQLYKQEVANLSKTLSELNTIYGNMLSAMSGGGK, via the coding sequence ATGAGTGGAAGTGGTTTTTTTGCTAGCCCCCTCTATAAGAAGATTATGGCCAAGGTATATGGCATTGGTGCCTCTGTTGCTATCCTTGGTGCATTATGGAAAATTCTTCACCTTCCGGGTGCTAGTTATATGTTGATTGCCGGTCTGGGAACAGAGGCAGTAATATTTTTTCTTTCAGCTTTTGAGCCTCCGCATGAAATGCCTGACTGGAGTCTGGTATTCCCTGAACTTGTTGGACTGGAACCACGATACAATGTAGGTGGTGGCGGCGGCGGTGGAAGTGAATTGGCTGCATTGATACAGTCAGGTTCCATAGATGCTTCAACAGTTGAGCAATTAGGTCAGGGTCTGAAGAAACTGTCGGACACAGCCAGTGGGCTTTCCCAGTTGAATGATGCCAGTCTAGCCACTCAGGCTTATCTTGAGACTATGAAGTCGGCTGCAAAAAGTGTGGGTGATCTGTCTACGGTTCAGGCAAACCTGGGTCAATCTGCTGAAGTCCTTGCCGGAAGTTATCAATCAACAGCTAAGATCGTTGCTGAAAGTGGTGCTAAGTTCTCTGAGGAACTTACTAAGACTGGAAGCGGCTTTATAGAAACAATTAAGTCAACAGGTGAGAACCTTGTTAAATCATATCAGGCAATAGGCGAATCTATGAGCCAACAGGTGAATAAGATAGCTTCTGATGGACAAAAGTATACTGAGGGCCTTGCTGAAGCAAATCAAAAGTTGGCTTCTTTGAATTCTGCTTATGAACTTCAACTTTCCAGCATCAATGCACAGGTTAGTTCATCACAGGAACTTGCCCATAGTCTTACTGAGATTAGCAAGCATCTAAACCAGTCTGTTGCTGATACCCAACTATACAAGCAGGAGGTTGCCAACCTGTCTAAGACTCTTAGTGAGCTTAATACAATTTATGGCAACATGTTGAGCGCGATGAGTGGGGGCGGTAAATAA